A part of Streptomyces sp. DSM 40750 genomic DNA contains:
- a CDS encoding response regulator transcription factor — translation MPQNVLLAEDDRAIRHALERALTLEGYEVTAVADGVEALAQAHRNRPDVLVLDVMMPGIDGLQVCRVLRAEGDRTPILMLTALVETADRIAGLDAGADDYVVKPFDVEEVFARLRALLRRTGNADSYMRPPQSSEVSAPASAAASSPDGGGLLTAAGLRMDVQARRAWRGARELELTRTEFDLLELLVRNAGIVLDHATIYDRIWGYDFGPGSKNLAVYVGYLRRKLDEPGAPALIHTVRGVGYALRED, via the coding sequence GTGCCCCAGAACGTGCTGCTAGCCGAGGACGACCGCGCCATCCGCCATGCCCTGGAACGCGCGCTGACCCTGGAGGGGTACGAGGTCACGGCGGTCGCCGACGGCGTCGAGGCGCTCGCCCAGGCCCACCGCAACCGGCCCGACGTGCTCGTCCTCGATGTGATGATGCCCGGCATAGACGGCCTCCAGGTCTGCCGGGTGCTCCGCGCGGAGGGCGACCGGACGCCGATCCTGATGCTCACCGCGCTCGTGGAGACCGCCGACCGGATCGCCGGCCTCGACGCCGGCGCGGACGACTACGTCGTCAAACCGTTCGACGTTGAGGAGGTGTTCGCGCGGCTGCGCGCGCTGCTGCGGCGGACGGGCAACGCGGACTCGTACATGAGGCCGCCCCAGTCGTCGGAGGTGTCCGCGCCCGCCTCCGCTGCGGCCTCGTCGCCGGACGGCGGCGGGCTGCTCACGGCCGCCGGGCTGCGGATGGACGTACAGGCGCGGCGGGCGTGGCGCGGGGCGCGGGAACTGGAGCTGACGCGGACCGAGTTCGACCTGCTCGAACTGCTCGTCCGCAACGCCGGCATCGTCCTCGACCACGCCACCATCTACGACCGCATCTGGGGCTACGACTTCGGCCCCGGCTCCAAGAACCTCGCCGTCTACGTCGGTTATCTGCGCCGCAAGCTCGACGAGCCCGGGGCGCCGGCGCTGATCCACACCGTGCGGGGTGTGGGGTACGCGCTGCGGGAAGACTGA
- a CDS encoding HAMP domain-containing sensor histidine kinase → MPPRLVRILSRLLSRLRPVPSLRATFTVSFVAVACVVTVLVGILSYSAAARLVRVDEQTVFAEVVRDLSELVEQDPLTPEDFAPSDSGGPRDDLIRSGRTDVQVLGPDGEILDEGAPGLPVRDADRRTADAALAGVLVEHGEVEVGDDRYRVVTVALGGGRGAVQVAQEFSDTEDLLRELQQRTLLFVSGVVLSAGLFGWWLARRQTRRLVQLAGAAEDVARTGQLGIQVPVAGRDEVGRLGRSFDRMLVRLAQSEEDQRRLVQDAGHELRTPLTSLRTNISLLRRIDELPPRMREELVDDLSQEALELTDLVNELVDLAAGQSSTEPVRRVQLADLAEDVAGTARRRTGREVVVRVAGDTTVEGRPGALQRAISNLVENAAKFDRGGSGAIEVVVARGATGARGELGEPGEPGGDLGEPAEGSDVVRVEVLDRGPGVPDCDLERIFDRFYRAPDARSLPGSGLGLSIVRAVAAAHGGAPFAFRREGGGLVTGFTVREG, encoded by the coding sequence GTGCCGCCCCGTCTCGTCCGGATACTGTCCCGCCTGCTCTCCCGGCTGCGCCCGGTCCCCTCGCTGCGGGCGACGTTCACTGTGTCGTTCGTGGCGGTGGCGTGTGTCGTCACCGTCCTCGTCGGGATCCTCAGCTACAGCGCGGCTGCGCGGCTGGTGCGGGTCGACGAGCAGACCGTGTTCGCCGAGGTCGTGCGTGACCTGAGTGAACTGGTCGAGCAGGACCCGCTGACCCCGGAGGACTTCGCGCCCAGCGACAGCGGCGGCCCGCGCGACGACCTGATCCGCTCCGGCCGCACGGACGTCCAGGTCCTCGGCCCGGACGGGGAGATCCTCGACGAGGGCGCCCCCGGTCTGCCCGTCCGCGACGCGGACCGCCGTACGGCCGATGCCGCCCTGGCCGGTGTGCTGGTCGAGCACGGCGAGGTCGAGGTCGGCGACGACCGGTACCGGGTCGTGACGGTCGCGCTCGGCGGCGGCCGGGGGGCCGTCCAGGTCGCGCAGGAGTTCAGCGACACGGAGGATCTGCTGCGGGAGTTGCAGCAGCGGACCCTGCTGTTCGTGTCGGGCGTCGTCCTCTCGGCCGGGTTGTTCGGGTGGTGGCTGGCCCGGCGGCAGACGCGGCGGCTGGTGCAGTTGGCGGGGGCGGCGGAGGACGTGGCCCGGACCGGGCAGCTGGGTATCCAGGTGCCGGTCGCGGGCCGGGACGAGGTGGGCCGGCTCGGACGCTCCTTCGACCGCATGCTGGTCCGGCTTGCCCAGTCCGAGGAGGACCAGCGACGGCTGGTCCAGGACGCCGGGCACGAGCTCCGGACCCCCCTCACCTCGCTCCGCACGAACATCTCCCTCCTCCGCCGCATCGACGAGCTGCCGCCCCGTATGCGCGAGGAACTCGTCGACGACCTCTCCCAAGAGGCCCTAGAACTGACCGACCTGGTCAACGAGTTGGTCGACCTCGCGGCCGGGCAGTCGAGCACCGAGCCTGTGCGTCGGGTGCAGTTGGCCGACCTCGCGGAGGACGTGGCGGGGACCGCCCGCCGGCGTACCGGGCGCGAGGTCGTCGTACGCGTGGCCGGCGACACGACCGTCGAGGGGCGGCCCGGGGCCCTCCAGCGAGCGATCTCCAATCTGGTGGAGAACGCGGCGAAGTTCGACCGCGGGGGATCGGGCGCGATCGAGGTCGTGGTCGCCCGGGGGGCGACGGGGGCCCGGGGAGAGCTGGGCGAACCGGGGGAGCCGGGCGGCGACCTCGGCGAACCGGCGGAGGGGTCGGACGTCGTCCGGGTCGAGGTGCTGGACCGGGGGCCCGGAGTTCCCGACTGCGACCTGGAGCGGATCTTCGACCGCTTCTACCGGGCCCCTGACGCCCGCAGCCTGCCCGGGTCCGGGCTGGGGCTGTCGATCGTACGAGCGGTGGCGGCCGCCCACGGCGGGGCGCCGTTCGCGTTCCGGCGGGAGGGCGGGGGGTTGGTCACCGGGTTCACGGTGCGGGAGGGCTGA
- a CDS encoding transglutaminase domain-containing protein: MTSRLLMSYDARTRRAGTRAQSPQDVAGSTRATAILDHDDPLVGAVARRVLSEATPHDALRSAHRIIARDVRPVYSVEDRRPVSRTLRLGRGSCSQRMAALEAVARAVRVRTRVRGLLVDGTFWYPRFPRLKPFVPEQVLLAWPEFRISGAWVPIGELFNAPAGTDSAPTPGGGFANKGGETLFDAVARTGVQWDTCGAPHGTACDLSAQVVADLGHFDDRDDLFERHGQTLCWTARTLTEPLLGRWSAGASRTAA, encoded by the coding sequence ATGACCAGTCGGTTGCTCATGTCGTACGACGCGCGGACCAGACGGGCCGGGACACGGGCCCAGAGCCCCCAGGACGTGGCCGGATCCACCCGGGCCACGGCGATCCTGGACCACGACGACCCGCTGGTCGGGGCGGTCGCGCGCCGGGTGCTGAGCGAGGCGACGCCCCATGACGCGCTGCGGAGCGCGCACCGGATCATCGCGCGGGACGTACGACCGGTGTACTCGGTCGAGGACCGCCGGCCCGTGTCGCGGACCCTGCGGCTCGGGCGCGGCTCGTGCAGTCAGCGGATGGCCGCGCTGGAGGCGGTCGCCCGGGCCGTCCGCGTACGGACGCGGGTGCGCGGACTGCTCGTCGACGGCACCTTCTGGTATCCCCGGTTCCCGCGGCTGAAGCCGTTCGTGCCGGAGCAGGTCCTGCTGGCCTGGCCGGAGTTCCGGATCAGCGGCGCATGGGTACCGATCGGCGAACTCTTCAACGCCCCCGCCGGCACCGACAGCGCCCCCACCCCCGGCGGCGGCTTCGCCAACAAGGGCGGCGAGACCCTCTTCGACGCGGTCGCCCGCACCGGCGTCCAGTGGGACACCTGCGGCGCCCCGCACGGCACCGCCTGCGACCTCTCCGCCCAGGTCGTCGCCGACCTCGGCCACTTCGACGACCGCGACGACCTGTTCGAACGCCACGGCCAGACTCTCTGCTGGACCGCCCGCACCCTGACCGAGCCGCTACTCGGCCGCTGGAGCGCGGGGGCCTCCCGCACCGCCGCGTGA
- a CDS encoding ATP-binding protein, which produces MTETAHDVPASTPWLSPTATTYTLFCPPLDTSPHIARDFVAIVLRALGLDTLVEAAALCTSELVTNACVHAKGGGSVLWLAVEAWRVRVIVYDGDENPPVIRELTPDGWEEGGRGLYLVDALTEGRWGTAAALPNGGGLVHPDGKAVWFDLAAPSGSMSN; this is translated from the coding sequence ATGACCGAAACTGCCCATGACGTCCCCGCCTCAACCCCCTGGCTCTCGCCCACGGCGACGACGTACACCCTCTTCTGCCCGCCCCTCGACACCTCCCCGCACATCGCCCGCGACTTCGTCGCCATTGTCCTGCGCGCGCTCGGCCTCGACACGCTCGTCGAAGCGGCCGCCCTGTGCACATCCGAACTGGTCACGAACGCCTGTGTGCACGCCAAAGGTGGAGGATCGGTTCTCTGGCTGGCGGTGGAGGCCTGGCGGGTCAGAGTGATCGTCTACGACGGTGACGAGAACCCGCCGGTCATAAGGGAGTTGACCCCGGACGGATGGGAGGAGGGCGGCCGCGGGCTCTATTTGGTCGACGCCCTCACCGAGGGCCGCTGGGGGACCGCCGCCGCCCTCCCGAACGGCGGGGGCCTCGTCCACCCCGACGGCAAGGCGGTGTGGTTCGACCTGGCGGCGCCGAGCGGATCGATGTCGAATTGA
- a CDS encoding DUF6879 family protein → MTLRFIGTTGAGADGGGGPSELQPFASITHLFEDFRHTAWRLETRRGYAADRNSAKWPRFLAGEDIARGRPNAWRVNVRAQTAQGKRVERVRIVDEPPTPGQEFLRAMAPAHIADGEDIRTLTRAAAEQLGLPDHDFWLFDSKILARLVFDDEDAALGVDITENPAEVLAACQTRDTAWHHAVRIRQ, encoded by the coding sequence GTGACGCTCAGGTTCATCGGAACGACCGGCGCCGGCGCCGACGGCGGCGGCGGCCCCTCCGAACTGCAACCCTTCGCCTCGATCACACACCTCTTCGAGGACTTCAGGCATACGGCGTGGCGGCTGGAGACCCGCCGGGGCTACGCCGCCGACCGGAACAGCGCGAAGTGGCCGCGGTTCCTGGCGGGTGAGGACATCGCGCGGGGGCGGCCGAACGCTTGGCGGGTGAACGTCCGCGCGCAGACGGCTCAGGGCAAGCGGGTCGAGCGGGTGCGCATCGTCGACGAACCGCCCACGCCGGGGCAGGAGTTCCTCCGGGCCATGGCGCCCGCGCACATCGCCGACGGGGAGGACATCCGCACCCTCACCCGCGCCGCGGCGGAGCAACTGGGCCTACCGGACCACGACTTCTGGCTCTTCGACTCGAAGATCCTCGCCCGGCTCGTGTTCGACGACGAGGACGCCGCTCTCGGCGTGGACATCACCGAGAACCCGGCCGAGGTCCTCGCCGCCTGCCAGACCCGGGACACCGCCTGGCACCACGCCGTACGCATCAGGCAGTGA
- a CDS encoding helix-turn-helix transcriptional regulator, giving the protein MNAPSELGDFLRSRRAALRPEEVGITAHPTRRRVAGLRREELAMLAGVSITHYTRLEQGRALSPSDSVLDSLARTLRLTEDEVAHLKALARPARSSSSGRPATAHAEHAPPSTRRLLAAMADVPALVLNRRNDVLAWNPLGHALLAAHLPSEAPDTPADRPNLTRMLFLDDRYRDLHPHRTEEAALSVASLRVIAGRHPDDRLLAELVGQLAVNSTEFAALWSRHPVRTCTSGVKHLRHPLVGPLTLTFENLLVPGTSGHRLIAYTAEPGSPSEAALRLLGSPTTTPVARNPTAVRR; this is encoded by the coding sequence ATGAACGCCCCGTCCGAGCTGGGCGACTTCCTCAGGTCCCGCCGGGCCGCGCTGCGGCCCGAGGAGGTCGGCATCACCGCGCATCCGACCCGCCGCCGGGTGGCCGGCCTGCGCCGCGAGGAACTGGCGATGCTCGCGGGGGTGAGCATCACCCACTACACCCGCCTCGAACAGGGCCGCGCCCTCAGCCCCTCGGACAGCGTCCTGGACTCCCTCGCCCGCACCCTGCGCCTCACCGAGGACGAGGTGGCCCATCTGAAGGCCTTGGCCCGCCCGGCCCGTTCTTCCTCCTCCGGCCGCCCCGCCACGGCACACGCGGAGCACGCGCCCCCCTCGACCCGTCGGCTGCTGGCCGCCATGGCCGACGTACCGGCCCTCGTCCTGAACCGCCGCAACGACGTCCTCGCCTGGAACCCGCTCGGCCACGCCCTCCTCGCCGCCCACCTGCCGTCCGAGGCCCCGGACACCCCCGCCGACCGCCCCAACCTGACCCGGATGCTCTTCCTGGACGACCGGTACCGCGACCTCCACCCGCACCGGACCGAGGAGGCCGCACTCTCCGTGGCCTCCCTCCGCGTCATCGCCGGCCGCCACCCCGACGACCGTCTCCTCGCCGAACTCGTCGGCCAACTGGCGGTGAATTCCACCGAGTTCGCGGCCCTGTGGTCCCGCCACCCCGTCCGCACCTGCACCTCGGGCGTGAAGCACCTGCGCCACCCCCTCGTCGGCCCGCTGACCCTGACCTTCGAGAACCTCCTCGTCCCGGGCACCTCCGGCCACCGCCTGATCGCGTACACGGCGGAGCCCGGGTCCCCGTCGGAAGCCGCTCTGCGCCTCCTGGGCAGCCCGACGACGACTCCGGTCGCGCGGAACCCGACGGCCGTACGGCGCTGA
- a CDS encoding MFS transporter — MSVTDPEAAGTAPRPPSGTAPSPASGTPTARGVADTAATALTPRLRLTLVLLLAAQFMLAVDFSILNVALPVIGEGLGFSLARLQWIGTAFALCAAGFTLLFGRVADLFGRRRLFLGGLVVLAVASLVGGLARDPETLIAARVFQGLATAAVTPAGLSLLTTSFPEGPLREKALGLNGALMSAGFTTGAILGGLLTDLLSWRWAFFVNVPVALAVLVIAPTVIKESRIQERPKLDVPGAVTVTLGLLAVVLGLTRAGEHGWGSPAALLPLAAGALLLVVFHAVERRAAAPLVPVEVLGKRSVAWGNAVGLIAFLTETSLVFLLTLYLQEVLGFSPLAAGLSFGVLGVGTVVGGTLAPRVIGRLGTKRTLIVGGAVQTVFTAALLGLGDDRSWMWLLLVATFAGGVGNMLVIVGFMVTATSGLADHEQGLATGLATMTQQIGITMGTPIMSAVATAALSGGGAPAVLGGLKVAIALNAAVVLLGTLASALFLRDARARE, encoded by the coding sequence ATGTCCGTCACAGACCCGGAGGCGGCCGGTACGGCGCCCCGCCCCCCATCCGGTACGGCGCCCAGCCCCGCGTCCGGCACCCCCACCGCGCGGGGCGTCGCCGACACGGCCGCCACCGCACTCACCCCCCGGCTGCGACTGACCCTCGTACTGCTGCTCGCGGCCCAGTTCATGCTGGCCGTGGACTTCTCCATCCTGAACGTGGCGTTGCCGGTGATCGGGGAGGGGCTGGGGTTCTCGCTGGCACGGCTGCAGTGGATCGGCACGGCGTTCGCGTTGTGCGCGGCGGGGTTCACGCTGCTCTTCGGGCGGGTGGCGGACCTGTTCGGCCGCCGCCGCCTCTTCCTCGGCGGGCTGGTGGTGCTGGCCGTGGCCTCGCTGGTCGGGGGGCTCGCGCGGGACCCGGAGACGCTGATCGCGGCCCGGGTCTTCCAGGGGCTGGCGACCGCCGCCGTCACCCCGGCCGGGCTGTCGCTGCTGACGACCTCCTTCCCGGAGGGGCCCCTGCGGGAGAAGGCGCTCGGTCTCAACGGGGCGCTGATGTCGGCCGGTTTCACCACCGGGGCGATCCTCGGCGGACTGCTCACCGATCTGCTCTCCTGGCGCTGGGCCTTCTTCGTCAATGTGCCCGTCGCCCTCGCCGTCCTCGTCATCGCGCCGACGGTCATCAAGGAGTCGCGGATCCAGGAGCGGCCGAAACTGGATGTGCCGGGCGCCGTCACCGTCACGCTCGGTCTGCTGGCCGTCGTCCTCGGCCTGACCCGGGCGGGCGAGCACGGCTGGGGCTCGCCCGCCGCGCTGCTGCCGCTCGCGGCGGGTGCACTCCTGCTCGTCGTCTTCCACGCCGTCGAGCGCCGGGCGGCCGCGCCGCTGGTGCCGGTCGAGGTGCTCGGGAAGCGGTCGGTGGCCTGGGGGAACGCCGTCGGTCTGATCGCCTTCCTCACGGAGACCTCGCTGGTCTTCCTGCTCACGCTGTATCTCCAGGAAGTGCTCGGGTTCTCGCCGCTCGCCGCCGGGCTGTCGTTCGGGGTGCTGGGCGTCGGGACGGTCGTCGGCGGAACCCTCGCGCCCAGGGTCATCGGCCGGCTCGGCACCAAGCGGACGCTGATCGTCGGGGGCGCCGTCCAGACCGTCTTCACCGCCGCGCTCCTCGGGCTCGGCGACGACCGTTCGTGGATGTGGCTGCTGCTGGTCGCCACCTTCGCCGGCGGTGTCGGCAACATGCTGGTCATCGTCGGCTTCATGGTCACCGCCACCTCCGGGCTCGCCGACCACGAACAGGGGCTCGCCACCGGTCTGGCCACCATGACCCAGCAGATCGGCATCACCATGGGCACGCCGATCATGAGCGCCGTCGCCACCGCCGCCCTCAGCGGCGGCGGGGCCCCGGCCGTGCTCGGCGGCCTCAAGGTCGCGATCGCCCTGAACGCCGCCGTCGTACTCCTGGGCACCCTCGCCAGCGCCTTGTTCCTGCGGGACGCGCGGGCGCGGGAGTGA
- a CDS encoding phosphotransferase enzyme family protein → MRSRADFIAEAYGLGAGAWEMVPVARGALGQIWRLSGGGGGGASWAVKELLFGCDEGQVGREAALRNAAEGLGISAPRFFADREGAYVSRLPASLGGSYVKLYDWVDGGEADPADPEILGWCGRTLALLHRAGEGAGETPGDWYERCPREEEWARSYEGVRRAGLPWADALGRFVAGSAVELARHVSPSVAGDIVTSHLDMRPQNVLVGRSGPALLDWDNAGPVSAERELARAVYVWAGGNHFRADSARRLVRGYLEAGGRAVIKGLDSFSMLFATDLNYVRVQAECAIDPEVTDAQREFASGQVVATLGSLPDPAAVARLAEALAPEW, encoded by the coding sequence ATGCGGAGCAGGGCCGACTTCATCGCGGAGGCGTACGGCCTCGGTGCCGGGGCGTGGGAGATGGTGCCCGTCGCCCGTGGTGCGCTGGGGCAGATCTGGAGGCTGTCGGGCGGGGGCGGCGGCGGGGCCTCGTGGGCGGTGAAGGAGCTTCTGTTCGGGTGTGACGAGGGGCAGGTGGGGCGGGAGGCGGCGTTGCGGAACGCCGCGGAGGGGCTGGGGATCTCCGCGCCCCGGTTCTTCGCGGACCGCGAGGGGGCGTATGTGTCGCGGCTGCCCGCCTCGCTCGGTGGCTCGTACGTGAAGCTGTACGACTGGGTCGACGGGGGCGAGGCGGATCCCGCCGACCCGGAGATCCTGGGCTGGTGCGGGCGGACGCTCGCTCTGCTGCACCGGGCGGGGGAGGGGGCGGGGGAGACGCCGGGCGACTGGTACGAGCGGTGTCCCCGGGAGGAGGAGTGGGCGCGGTCGTACGAGGGCGTTCGGCGAGCCGGGCTGCCGTGGGCGGACGCGTTGGGGCGGTTCGTCGCCGGCTCGGCGGTGGAGTTGGCGCGGCATGTCAGTCCGTCGGTGGCCGGTGACATCGTGACCTCCCATCTCGACATGCGGCCGCAGAACGTGCTGGTGGGGCGGTCCGGGCCGGCTCTCCTCGACTGGGACAACGCCGGGCCCGTATCGGCGGAGCGCGAACTCGCCCGTGCCGTCTACGTATGGGCCGGCGGCAACCACTTCCGCGCCGATTCCGCCCGGCGGCTCGTGCGCGGGTATCTGGAGGCCGGGGGGCGCGCGGTCATCAAGGGGCTGGACTCGTTCTCCATGCTCTTCGCGACCGACCTGAACTACGTCCGGGTGCAGGCCGAGTGCGCGATCGATCCGGAGGTGACCGACGCGCAGAGGGAGTTCGCGAGCGGGCAGGTCGTCGCCACGCTGGGGAGCCTGCCGGATCCGGCCGCCGTCGCCCGGTTGGCGGAGGCGCTGGCCCCCGAGTGGTGA
- a CDS encoding ABC transporter ATP-binding protein, with translation MSETPTGVHPARANGAKGADGSDGSEGLDAHLVVQRGDFRLDVSLTAAPGDVVALLGPNGAGKTTALRALAGLTPLTGGHLRLDGAALERTAPESRPVGVVFQDYLLFPHLTALDNIAFGPRCQGAPKGEARAQAAEWLERMGLAEYAGTKPRRLSGGQAQRVALARALATRPRLLLLDEPLAALDARTRLDVRAQLRRHLAEFEAVAVLVTHDPLDAMVLADRLVVVEHGRVVQEGTPGDIARHPRTDYIAHLVGLNLYRGQAEGHVVRLDTEGMAAAGAVGDSTDDRVPTGTPAKATVRPAGTPAKAMARPAITTTEDLTGPVFVAFPPSAVTLHRDRPTGSSARNLWRCEVAGLEVHGDQIRADLTGELRLTADLTTVSAAELGLHTGTPVWATVKATQTHAYPA, from the coding sequence ATGAGTGAAACCCCGACCGGCGTCCACCCGGCCCGCGCCAACGGCGCCAAGGGCGCCGATGGCTCCGATGGCTCCGAAGGGCTGGACGCCCACCTCGTCGTCCAGCGCGGTGACTTCCGCCTGGACGTCTCCCTGACGGCCGCCCCCGGCGACGTGGTGGCCCTGCTCGGCCCCAATGGCGCCGGAAAGACCACCGCGTTGCGCGCCCTCGCCGGCCTGACCCCGCTCACCGGCGGCCATCTACGACTGGACGGGGCCGCGTTGGAGCGTACGGCGCCCGAGTCCCGCCCGGTCGGCGTCGTCTTCCAGGACTATCTCCTCTTCCCGCACCTCACCGCCCTGGACAACATCGCCTTCGGCCCCCGTTGCCAGGGCGCACCCAAGGGGGAGGCCCGCGCACAGGCCGCCGAGTGGCTGGAGCGGATGGGACTCGCCGAGTACGCCGGAACCAAGCCGCGCCGCCTCTCCGGCGGCCAGGCCCAGCGCGTCGCCCTCGCCCGCGCCCTCGCCACCCGCCCCCGCCTGCTGCTCCTCGACGAACCCCTCGCCGCGCTCGACGCCCGCACCCGCCTCGACGTACGGGCCCAACTCCGGCGCCACCTCGCCGAGTTCGAGGCCGTCGCCGTACTCGTCACCCACGACCCCCTGGACGCCATGGTCCTCGCCGACCGGCTCGTCGTCGTCGAGCACGGCCGGGTGGTCCAGGAGGGCACCCCCGGCGACATCGCCCGCCACCCCCGCACGGACTACATCGCCCACCTGGTCGGCCTGAACCTGTACCGGGGGCAGGCCGAGGGCCACGTCGTACGACTGGACACGGAGGGCATGGCGGCCGCGGGAGCCGTAGGCGACAGCACAGACGACCGAGTCCCGACGGGCACGCCGGCGAAGGCCACGGTCCGCCCGGCGGGCACGCCGGCGAAGGCCATGGCCCGCCCGGCGATCACGACCACCGAGGACCTCACCGGCCCCGTCTTCGTCGCCTTCCCCCCGAGCGCCGTGACCCTCCACCGCGACCGGCCCACCGGCTCCAGCGCCCGCAACCTCTGGCGGTGCGAGGTGGCCGGCCTGGAGGTCCACGGCGACCAGATCCGCGCCGACCTCACGGGCGAACTCCGCCTCACCGCCGACCTCACGACCGTGTCGGCCGCCGAACTCGGGCTCCACACGGGCACACCGGTATGGGCGACGGTGAAGGCGACGCAGACCCACGCGTATCCGGCCTGA
- the modB gene encoding molybdate ABC transporter permease subunit: MTGGTTKGGARRVRRLRGSVPVPLLLPALIGLAFLVLPLVALLVRTPWSSLPEQLTSAEVWEALRLSLVCATLATVVSLVLGVPLAWLLARVEFPGRGLVRAVVTLPLVLPPVVGGVALLMALGRNGVVGRLLDDWFGLTLPFTTAGVVIAEAFVAMPFLVISVEGTLRAADPRYEEAATTLGASRFTAFRRVTLPLIAPGVAAGAVLAWARALGEFGATITFAGNFPGRTQTMPLAVYLALQSDPAAAISLSLVLLAVSVAVLAGLRDRWMTAS, encoded by the coding sequence ATGACCGGTGGCACGACGAAGGGCGGGGCACGGCGGGTACGGCGCCTGCGCGGCTCCGTACCCGTCCCGCTGCTCCTGCCCGCGCTGATCGGCCTCGCCTTCCTCGTGCTGCCGCTGGTCGCGCTGCTCGTACGGACGCCGTGGTCGAGCCTGCCGGAGCAGCTGACCAGCGCGGAGGTGTGGGAGGCGCTGCGGCTGTCGCTGGTGTGCGCGACGCTGGCCACGGTCGTGAGCCTGGTACTCGGGGTGCCGTTGGCGTGGCTGCTGGCCCGGGTCGAGTTCCCGGGCCGTGGTCTCGTACGGGCCGTTGTCACCCTCCCCCTCGTCCTGCCCCCGGTGGTCGGCGGTGTGGCCCTGCTGATGGCGCTCGGCCGCAACGGTGTGGTGGGGCGCCTGCTGGACGACTGGTTCGGGCTCACCCTTCCGTTCACCACCGCCGGGGTCGTGATCGCCGAGGCGTTCGTCGCGATGCCGTTCCTCGTCATCAGCGTCGAGGGCACGCTCCGGGCCGCCGACCCGCGCTACGAGGAGGCCGCGACGACGCTGGGGGCCTCCCGGTTCACCGCGTTCCGCCGGGTGACCCTGCCGCTGATCGCCCCCGGGGTCGCCGCCGGCGCGGTCCTCGCCTGGGCACGGGCGCTGGGCGAGTTCGGGGCGACGATCACCTTCGCCGGCAACTTCCCCGGCCGCACCCAGACCATGCCCCTCGCCGTCTACCTCGCCCTGCAGAGCGACCCGGCCGCCGCGATCTCCCTCAGCCTGGTACTGCTCGCGGTGTCGGTGGCGGTGCTGGCGGGGTTGCGGGACCGTTGGATGACCGCGTCGTGA
- the modA gene encoding molybdate ABC transporter substrate-binding protein has translation MMRSVRLVAGAGAAALLVTLSACSSSDEGSPSGSSAKLSGTVTVFAAASLKESFTTLGKRFEEAHPGTKVTFNFGGSDSLAASITGGAPADVFASASPSTMAIVTDAGDASGTPATFVRNQLEIATLPGNPDGIASLKDLTKSGLKVVLCDKEVPCGAATQKALEAGDLKLTPVSYEQDVKAALTKVELNEADAAVVYRTDVKAAGDKVEGVDFPESADAVNDYPIALLKDAPNADTAKAFVELVRSAEGQKVLTGAGFLKP, from the coding sequence ATGATGCGTTCCGTGCGTCTGGTCGCCGGCGCGGGTGCCGCCGCGCTGCTGGTGACCCTGAGCGCCTGCTCCTCCTCCGACGAGGGGTCGCCCTCCGGCTCCTCGGCGAAGCTCTCCGGCACGGTGACCGTGTTCGCCGCCGCCTCGCTGAAGGAGAGCTTCACGACGCTGGGGAAGCGGTTCGAGGAGGCCCACCCCGGTACGAAGGTGACCTTCAACTTCGGCGGCAGCGACTCCCTCGCCGCGAGCATCACCGGCGGCGCCCCGGCCGACGTGTTCGCCTCCGCCAGCCCCAGCACCATGGCGATCGTGACGGACGCGGGCGACGCCTCCGGCACCCCCGCCACCTTCGTCCGCAACCAGCTGGAGATCGCGACCCTGCCGGGCAACCCCGACGGGATCGCCTCCCTGAAGGACCTCACCAAGTCGGGCCTCAAGGTCGTGCTGTGCGACAAGGAAGTGCCGTGCGGCGCCGCCACGCAGAAGGCACTGGAGGCCGGCGACCTGAAACTCACCCCCGTCTCGTACGAACAGGACGTCAAGGCGGCCCTGACGAAGGTCGAGCTGAACGAAGCCGACGCGGCGGTCGTCTACAGGACCGATGTGAAGGCCGCGGGTGACAAGGTGGAGGGCGTGGACTTCCCCGAGTCGGCCGACGCCGTCAACGACTACCCGATCGCCCTCCTCAAGGACGCGCCCAACGCCGACACCGCCAAGGCGTTCGTCGAGCTGGTGCGGTCCGCGGAGGGCCAGAAGGTCCTGACCGGGGCCGGATTCCTGAAGCCGTGA